In the Longimicrobium sp. genome, CCGACCGCGTGCCCACGCGCATTCCGCCCGCGCCCGCGGGGAACGGCGCCGGGCCCGCGGGCGGGCAGCAGCCGGGCGTGGCCAACGGCGCGCCCGGCGGCAGCGGCAACGCCATCGGCAACGACGTGGCGGGCGGACCGCTGGGCGCCGGCTACGGCGACCGGCGGCTGATCGTGCGCCCCGAGGCGGTGCCCGAGCGGCAGAAGACCGAGCACGAGCGCTACATGGAGCACCTGGGCTCCGCGCTGGGCGTGTGGAACGACTCGGTGGCCGACGAGGCCGCCCGGCAGCGCCGCGCCCGCAACTGGACGATCCGCGACAGGAACGGCCGCGAGTGGGGGATCGGCGACGGCGGCGTGCCGATCGTGGCCGGGCACAGGCTTCCCACCCGCGTGGCCCCGCCGATCCACGTGGACCGCGACCAGGAAGAGGCCGCCCGCGAGCAGTCGCGCCAGCGCCGCGAGATCGAGCGGCAGGCCGAGGACACCGACCGCGACCGCAGCTTCCGCGACCGCACCCGCGCCATCCGCCAGCGCCAGGACGAGGAGCGCCGCAAGCGCCGCGAAGGCTCCGGCCAGCAGGACGGCTCGTCGTCCTCCTCCCCGTCCTCTTCATCTCCCTCCTCCACCCCGCCGGGCGGCACACCCTGAGCCCGCCGGAACGCGACTTGCACCCCCGGAACGGTCTTCGAGCGGGCCCTTGAGGAGCGCCGCGAAACGGACCGGGAAGGAGGCACATGCCGCGTAAGTCTCGTGATCACAACGACAACGATCTGGGCGAAGCGCTCGTCTTCGCACTCGGCGCGGCCGGCGGGCTGGCGCTGGGGCTGTTCCTGTCGAAGACGATGCCTGCCGCGCCCGAGCCGGTGCGGCAGGCCGGCGCGCGCATCCGCGACCGCGCGCGCGGCATCGCGCAGAGCTACGGCCCCGCCCGCCTGCGCCGCCCCGCGCGCGAGGAGCTGCGCCTGTCCGCGCTGGAAGACGCGGTGATCGACGCCTTCCTGGGCGACGAGGTGCTGGCGGAGCGCGGCGTGGACGTGGGGTGCATCAGCCGCGGGATCATCGAGCTTTCCGGCAGCGTGCGCACGATGGACGAGGCGGAGCGCGCGGTGCGGCTGGCCCGCGCGGTCGAGGGCGTGGAGACGGTGGTGAACCGCATGGACGTGGACGACGACGCCCGCCGCACCCGGCGCGGCGCCGAGCCCACCGCATGGGAGGGGCACATGGCGGGAGAGTGGACGGGACGGAACATCGGGATGGGGCAGCGGCGCCAGGGCGAGCAGACCGACCCCGGCGCCGACGACTCGCGGCACCTGCGCGAGGTGGCGCTGGAGCAGAGCGACCGCGCGCAGTACGAGGACGAGGACCTGGCGCACTCGCAGCCGCGGGTGGGCTCGCGCCCCGGCCCCGGCGACGGCAACCCCACGCACTACGCCGAGGACGAGCTGGACCACCAGGACCCGTACGGCAAGCACGCCATTCCCACTCCCGAGCAGCCGCAGGCCATGCACAGCCAGGCGCGCGTGGGCGAGGGGCTGTCGCCCGGGCTGGAGCTGGAGATCGAGCAGTCCGACGTCCCCGTCAAGCCGCACTCGGCGGACTGGCAGGGCGCCCGCCGCCGCGACGCGGACGAAGAGGGCTGATCGATCGTCTTTCGGCAGATGAACAGCGGCCCCTCGTCCGGCATCCGGGCGGGGGGCCGCCTCCGCTTGGTGATTCGATAAAGTGAAGGTCTCACGCAGAGGCCGCAGAGGACGCAGAGAACGATGACCGAGCCTCTGCGTCCTCTGCGACCTCTGCGTGAGATCATTTCAGTTGTTGTTGCATCGCGAGGGAAGGGGAGTAGATTCCGCGGCCCTGAACCCCTGATGACGAGGCGACGATGGCGGGCACGCTGAAGGACACCATCCGCGACGACCTGAACGCCGCGCGGCGCGAGCGCGACAAGCTGCGCACCACGCTGCTCACCACCTTCCTGTCCGAGATCCGCAACAAGGAGATCGATGTCGGCCACGAGCTGGGCGACGCGGAGGTGCAGGGCGTGGCCACCACCGCCATCAAGCGCCGCCGCGAGGCCGCCGAGCAGTTCCGCGCCGCCGGCCGCGTCGAGCTGACGGAGAAGGAGGAGCAGGAAGCCGCGCTCCTGCAGGCCTACCTCCCGCCGCAGCTCGGCGAGGACGAGGTGCGCGCCATGGTCCGCGACGCCATCGCCGCCGGCGCGAAGGACATCGGCGGCGTGATGAAGGCCGTCAGCCCGAAGACGAAGGGCCAGTTCGACGGCAAGGAGCTGAACCGCATCGCCCGCGAGGAGCTCGCCGCCGGCTGACCGGTAGCTCCACGAACCTCAGCGCCCGCGGACGCATCGATCGCGTCCGCGGGCGCTGTTTGCATTGTCGTCGATTTTGATTAAATTCCGCCCTCTTCTCATGTCCAATGCGCCGTAACGTTCTATCCTCGCCGGACCCACAGGATGGCATCGCGAGCGCTCCGCGGATGGCAGACCCGCAGCCGCAAGGTGCTGGACGAGCTCGAAGCCGCGCACGCGGTGGTGGGCGGCGCCCGGCGTGCGCGCGCCTTCGCCCGCCAGCAGATCAACCAGGCGTACGTGGTGCTGCTTGCCTCGCAGTTCCAGCGCTTCTGCCGGGACTTGTACAATGAATCAGCGGACCATCTCACGAATCAACCTGCGCACGGTCCTTTGAACCTGATCCTGCGGAATCTGCTAACAACCGGAAACAAGCTCGACCGGGGGAATGCCAACGTCGGGAACATCGGTTCCGATTTCGAGAAGCTCGGCGTAGAGTTCTGGGACACCGTTCGGAACCGTGCACGCACGAACCCGGATAGACAGCGAAAACTCGACGAGATGAACAACTGGCGCAATGCCGTTGCCCACCAGGATTTCACTCGGGTGGGCGATGGCAAGAAAGAGACGGTGACGATCACTCAGGTGCGCGCGTGGCGGAGCGCCTGTAATGCGCTGGCAGTGGAATTCGACGAGGTCATGCGTGTATATTTGCAATCGGTCTTCGGGGTGCGTCCCTGGTAGGAGGGTTAGATGGCAAAGCGGAAGCAGCGGCCGGGAGATCAGCTTCGCGTGGGAAGCCGCGTGCGGTACCAGATGCCGGGCGGTGTTTTCGAGGCCGAGGTCATCGAGGATCGCGGTGACATCGGAGTGAATGGCCGGCGACTGCTCGGCATCCGGCCGTTGAGCGGGTACTCGGAAGGGCCGTACGTCTGGCCCGCCGAAGAGCTCATCCCCGTAGAATAGACCCCGGAGTGAATGCAGCAGGCCGCCACCAGCGCATCGGTGGCGGCCTGCTGTCGTTTGCGACGGCGAATCCGCCGCTCAGCCGAAGGCGGCGAGGAGGTCGTCGACCTTGTCGAGCACGGGCTCGCGGTTCTGGGTGGCGGTCTCGTAGCGGCGGACGCGCAGGAGCGCGGCCTCGTCCAGGTCGGCGTCGTCGAGCCAGTCGACCAGGGTGTCGCGGTCCATCCCGTCGTAGCCCAGCACCGGCTCTTCGAGGAACTCCTCGTCGTCCTCGTCCTCTTCCAGCAGCAGGTCGCCGGGGCCGAAGCGGCCCGCGCCGGGGAGCGCGGGCTGCAGCCAGCCGCCGCCCTCGAAGTCGCGGAACGCCAGCGCGATCGTTGCCGCCGCGGCCGCGCCCACCATCACCTTGAACGTGTTCATCGCCGTTCCCCTCTCCCGTTCTGCGTGGCGTCGATGCCCCTCCGCGGGCGCAAATCCCCGGCCAGCGGCCGCGCCTCAGCTCGCGCCCGCCGCCTCTTCGGGGCGCACGCGGATGCGCTGGGCAAGCGCGTGCGAGATCACCTGCGGGTTCCCGTTCACCTCCAGCGACACCGGGCCGTCGAAGGGCCCGCGCTCCGTCACCTTCACCTCGGCGCCGGGGCGCAGGTCGAGCGAGCCGAGGTAGCGGAGCTGCTCCGGCTCCTCGATCTCCACCTCCAGCACGCGGCGGCGCTCGCCGGGCTCCAGCTCGCCGAGCGAGGGGTAGCGGCCGGTGTCCATCTCGCCCGCGGCGGTGGGGATGGCGTTGCCGTGCGGGTCGCGCTCGGGCTGGCCGAGGAGGCGGGCCAGGCGCTCGATCAGCTCGTCGCTGGCGGCGTGCTCCAGGCGCTCGGCCTCGTCGTGCACGCGGTCCCACTCGTAGCCCAGCTTCTCGGCCAGGAACAGCTCCAGCACGCGGTGCCGCCGGATGATGCGCAGCGCCTCGAGCTCGCCGGGCGCGGTCAGGCGCACGCCGTAGTAGGGCTCGTGGCGAAGCAGCCCCTGCTCGTCGAGGCGCTTGATCATGGCCGTCACGGCCGCCGCCGTCAGCCCCAGCCGCTCCGCGATCCGCGAGGTGGACACGGGCGACTCCTGCTGCTGCAGCATCCAGACGGCCTTCAGGTAGTCCTCGACGACCGGCGAGTACATCTCGGGATGGCCAGGGTTGATCGGCGTGGTGAGCGTGTGGCCCGAACATCTTGCGGCGGGTGGGGCGTGTCAAGGACAGAACTGCGAGATCCGGCGTGTTCCGCGCCAGGACGCGGAGCGCGGGCTGAGGCATTTCCTCGAGCCTCTCCTGATTCATCTCCGCGACCGCTCGCACTTTTGCCCACTCCGGAGCGCCCACGCGAGTCCCTTGCGCGGGTCGCGGGGCGGCGGCATGTTGGCAAATATCGGCCGATCCGGCCGGTTCCTTCCGGCCCGGCCCGCCGCCGCGGCGCGCGCGCCCCGCCCCTGGCATCCGCCCCGACGCCCCACCGCCGTGACGGTGACCGACTACCCCGACGTCGTCCGCGACCCCGCGCGCCTGGCCGCGCTGGCCGAAACCGGCCTGTCCGACTCGCCCCCCGAGGAGGTGTTCGACCGCCTCACGCGCCTGGCCGCGCGGCTCCTGGGCGCGCCGGCGGCCTTCTTCGCGCTGGCCGACGACCGCCGGCAGTACTTCAAGAGCTCGGTCGGGCTCCCCCCGCCCGCCCACGTCACCGGCGAGGTGCCGCTCCCCGGCTCGGTGTGCGAGTACGTGGTGCGCAGCGGCCTTCCGCTGGTGGTGGGCGACACCGCCGCCGACCCCCTGCTGCGCGACAACCCGTCGATCGTGCGCTTCGGGATCCGCGCGTACGCGGGCTACCCCGTGGCCACCGGCGACGGCCACGTGCTGGGCAGCTTCTGCGTGGCCGACGACCGGCCGCGCGACTGGGGCGCCGACGAACTGCAGTCGCTGGCCGACCTGGCGGCCATCGCCGGCGCCGAGGCCGAGCGGCGGCGCGCCGAAGCCGAGCGCGCGCGCTTCGACCGGGGGCTGAGCGAGGCCGAGGGGTGGTACCGCGCGCTGGTGGAGCAGTCGATCATGGCCATCTACTGCTACCAGGACGGGCGCTTCCTGTACGTGAACCCCAAGACCGCCGAGCTCTTCGGGCGCGACCCCGAGTACATGCTGCAGCCGGGGATCCTGGCCGAGATCATCCACCCCGACGACCAGCCGCGCGTGGCCGAGAACATCCGGCGGCGGCTGGCGGGCGAGATCCTGTCGGTGCGCTACACCCTGCGCGGCGTGCGCCCCGACGGCGAGATCGTCTGGCTCGACATCCACGGCACCCGCACCGAGGTGGGCGGCCGGCCGGCGCTGATCGGCGTGGGCTACGACATCACCGACCGCGTGCGCGCCGAGCGCGAGCGCGAGACGGCCATGCGCGCCCGCGACCGCTTCTACGCCATGGCCAGCCACGAGCTGCGCACCCCCGTCAGCACGGTGATGCTGTACAACGACCTGCTGATGGGCGGGATGTACGACGCGCTGACCGCGCCGCAGCGCGAGGCGGTGGAGCGCGCGCAGTCGTCCGCGCGGCACCTGCTCGACCTGATCAACGACCTGCTCGACCTCTCGAAGCTCGAGGCGGGGCGGCTCGACACGCGGCGCGAGGAGGTGGAGGTGGCCGAGCTGGTGGAAAGCGTGGCCGCCGAGCTCACCCCGCTGGCCGCCGAGTACGGGAGCCGGCTCGACCTGGAGCTGCGCGCCCGCCCCGCGCCGGTGATCGGCGACGGGCTGCGCATCCGCCAGATCCTGATGAACCTGCTCTCCAACGCCATCAAGTTCGGCCAGGGGCGCCCCATCGAGGTGCGCTGCGGGGCCGACGGCGGCGGCGTGGCGGTGGAGGTGACCGACCACGGGACGGGGATCGCGCCCGACGACCTCCCGCGCATCTGGGAAGACTTCGTGCAGCTCGGCAACGGCGACGGCTCGTCCCCGGGCACGGGGCTGGGGCTGCCGATCGCGCGGCGGCTGGCGGAGCTGCTGGGCGGGTCCATCGAGGTCACGAGCGCCCCCGGCGCAGGGAGCACCTTCCGCTTCTGCCTCCCCAGCGCGCCGACCGGGGACGAGTAGAGCATCCTCAACCGCAACAGAAGGATTTGGGCGTGTTGGGCGCTGAGACGCCCAAACGGGCTGCGCGCGCCGTAGGCCACGATACAACTGTGGCCAACGGCGCCGGGCCCCGCCGCGCCCGGCATCCGCGCCGATCCGCCGCTGCGGCCCACGCGCGGCGGGTCCCGGCCCTCCGGGCGCGCATCCCTCACGCAAGGTATTGTCCCGCGCTGAGTTCCCCCCGCCCCTGCGCAGCGGGGGAGGGGCCGGGGGAGGGGGCCACCCGCGGCGGCCACCATGCTTCCCAACCCGCGCCGAACTCTCCCCACATGCTGAGGTCTCCCCTTCTCCTGCTGTCGGGAGAAGGGGCCGGGGGATGAGGGTCTCTTCCGGCGCTCGCCGACCTTTCCGCCACCTCTCATTCGGTTTATATTCGGTATCGCACTGGGCACTGGGCACTGGGCACTGGGCACTGGGCACTGGGCACTGGGCACTGGCGCCGATGATCAGCATCGCCCTAGCCCTGCTTTGTGGATCGCCCCGCCGGGGTTAGCTTTGTGGCCCCGACGAACCGACCCGCAGGCAGTGCCCGGAAGATGAATCCCCACGCCCTGAACGTCCTGGAGTACCGCGACGCGCTGGACCTGGTCGCGCGCAACGCCTCGTCCGAGCTGGGCGCGGACGCGGTGCGCGCGCTGGAGCCGTCGGCCGACCTGGGGTGGATCGCGCCCGAGTTGGAGCGCGTGGACCAGATGCGCGCGTTCCTGGGCGGCGACAGCGGCTGGTCCATCCCCCCCATCCCCGACGCGCGCGAGGCGGTGCGGCGGCTGCGCATCGAGGGCGCGGTGCTCGAGGCCGGGCAGCTGCGCGACCTGCGCGTGCTGCTGGCGTCCAGCCGCACCACCCGCCGCGCGCTGCTGGCCGGCGGCGGCGCCGAGCGCTTCCCGCTGCTGGCGCTGATGGCCGGCGGGCTGCTCGACGTGGAGAAGGAGGAGGCGCAGATCGCCCGCGCCATCGACGAGGCGGGCGCCGTGCGCGACGACGCCTCGCCCGCGCTGGCACGGCTCCGGCGCGACATCCGCACTGTGCGCGGGCGGCTGGTGGAGCGGCTGGCGGCGTACATGGCCGGGCTCCCCGAGCACTACCGCGTGGCCGACGCCTCGGTGACGGTGCGCGACGGGCGCTACGTCATCCCCGTGCGCCGCGAGGGGCGCGGCGAGGTGGGCGGGATCGTGCACGACGAGAGCGCCACCGGGGCCACGCTCTTCGTCGAGCCGCCGCTGGCCATCGAGGCCATGAACCGGCTGCGCGAGCTGGAGGCCGAGGAGGCGCGCGAGGTGCTGCGCATCCTGCGCGAGCTGACCGACCGCCTGCGCCCGCTGCAGCCCGAGCTGGCCGCCTCGCTCGCCGCGCTGGTGGAGCTCGACTCGCTCTTCGCGCGCGCCCGCTACGCGCTGCGCGTGGACGGCCGCCGCCCGGCCATGCTGGCGGCGGGGACCGAGCACTACACGGTGGTGAACGGCCGCCACCCGATCCTGCTGGCGCGGACGCGCGACGTGGTGCCGTTCGACCTGATGATGGACGGGCGCGAGCGCACGCTGCTGATCTCGGGCCCCAACACCGGCGGCAAGACGGTGCTGCTGAAGGCCATCGGGCTGATCTCGCTGCTGGCGCAGAGCGGCGTGGTCCCGCCGGTGGGCGACGGCACGAAGCTCCCCGTCTTCCGCGAGGTGTTCGCCGACATCGGTGACGAGCAGAGCATCGAGGCGTCGCTCAGCACCTTCAGCGCGCACCTCAAGAACCTGCGCGAGGCGCTGGAGGGGGCGGGGTTCGAGAGCCTGGTGCTGACCGACGAGGCCGGGAGCGGCACCGATCCCGTGGAGGGCGGCGCGCTGGCGGCCGCGGTGCTCACCGAGCTCACGCGCCGCTCCTGCTTCACCGTGGCTACGACGCACCTGGGCCAGTTGAAGCTGCTGGCGACGCAGGAGCCGGGGATCGTGAACGCGTCGCTGCAGTTCGACGCCGAGCGGCTGGTGCCCACCTACCGGCTGGTGAAGGGCGTCCCCGGGCGCTCGTACGGGCTGGCCATCGCCCGCCGGCTGGGGCTGCCGCAGGGGGTGCTGGAGACGGCCGAGGCCACGCTCCCGCAGGGCGAGCGCGACGTCGCGCGGCTGCTGCTGGAGCTGGAGGCCAAGGAGCAGCGGCTGGACACGGCGACGGCGCAGCTCGAGCGCGAGCGGGCGCGCACCGAGGCGCTGCAGGCCAGGCTCGAGGAGCGCGAGGTCGAGCTGAAGCAGCGCGAGAAGGACGCGGAGCGGCGCGCCCGGCAGCAGGCGCGCGACCTGTTGCTGAAGGCGCGCGAGGAGGTGGAGGCCGCCATCGCCGAGGTGCGCGGCGCCGCCGACCAGGCCGCGCTCGACGAGGCCGCCCGCGCCGCCCGCCGCCGCGTGGAGGAGGCGGCCAAGCGGCAGAAGGAGAAGGCCCCCGCCGAGCGCCGCCAGCGCGCGGGCACACCGTCGGCGGGACGGGCACGTGCGCCGGCGGCGGAGCTGGAGCCGGGCCTCCGGGTGCGCATCGAGTCGCTGGGGCGCACGGGCACGGTGGTGGAGCTGCGCGACGGGAAGGCGATGGTGGAGGCCGGGGCCATGCGCCTGCTCCTGCCGCGCGAGGACCTGACGCCGCTGCCGCCGGGCGACCAGGAGCCCGAGAAGCGGCGCTCGAGCGCGGGGTATTTCGTGCACAGCGTGGAGGCGCGGCCCGAGGTGGACCTGCGCGGGATGCGGGTGGACGAGGTGGAGACCACGCTGGGGCGCGCCATCGACGACGCGATCCTGGCGGGGCTCCCCAGCTTCCGCATCATCCACGGCAAGGGCACGGGCGCGCTGCGGGCCCACGTGCGCGACCTGCTGAAGGCCGACCACCGCATCTCGTCCTCGCGCCCGGGCGAGCTGTTCGAGGGTGGGACGGGGGTGACGGTGGTGGAGTTCGCGTAGGCGAGTGCTGAGTGCTGAATTTGACGCGGGCCGCGGCGCTGCGCCCTCTCCGGCTCGCTTAGGCTCGCCACCTCTCCCGTACCGGGAGAGGTAGGGGTGAGGACACTCGCGCGGGTGACGCGGGTCGGCGCGGCCGCGGACTGGCCCCCTCCCCCGGCCCCTCCCCCGCTGCGCAGGGGAGGGGAGAACTCAGCGCGGCGACGGTGGCGGCGTGGAGAGCGGGGCTGGCCGCCACGATTGCGTCGCACCTGAGGCGAGGAGCGCGGAAATGGTTGCGCCGCGCGCTCGAAGTTTACCCCCTCCCGTTATCGGGAGGGGGTACGCGGCCCCAGTCGCGGGGGGAGGGTCAGTTCCGGACAGTGTCGCTGATTCGGGCGCACCGTCCGCGCGTTAGATTGTGACGGACGGCAGCAGGGAGCGGGCGGCAGAAGCCTCGGCCGGGCGCCGTGGAAGGCTGTCCCCTGTTCCCTGTACCCTGTCCCCCGAAGTACCCGCATGCCGATCCCCGACCACCTCGTCGAGCAGATCCGCGACGCCGCGGACATCGTGGAGATCCTCTCGGAGCACACGCGCCTCAAGCGCTCCGGGAAGACCTTCCGCGGGCCGTGCCCGCTGCACGGCGGCGAGGGGCCCAACTTCTCGGTGGACCCCGCCAAGGGGTTCTACAAGTGCTTCGTGTGCGGCGAGGGTGGCACCATCTACACCTTCCTCATGAAGCACCTGGGGATGACCTATCCCGACGCCATCCGCTGGACCGCGGCGCGCGTGGGGATCGAGGTGCCCGACGAGCGCGAGGAGCGCCAGGAGGAAGACCCCGACCGCGCCTTCTACGAGGTCAACGCCTTCGCCCGCGACTGGTTCCGCAAGCAGCTG is a window encoding:
- a CDS encoding metal-dependent transcriptional regulator gives rise to the protein MYSPVVEDYLKAVWMLQQQESPVSTSRIAERLGLTAAAVTAMIKRLDEQGLLRHEPYYGVRLTAPGELEALRIIRRHRVLELFLAEKLGYEWDRVHDEAERLEHAASDELIERLARLLGQPERDPHGNAIPTAAGEMDTGRYPSLGELEPGERRRVLEVEIEEPEQLRYLGSLDLRPGAEVKVTERGPFDGPVSLEVNGNPQVISHALAQRIRVRPEEAAGAS
- a CDS encoding endonuclease MutS2, yielding MNPHALNVLEYRDALDLVARNASSELGADAVRALEPSADLGWIAPELERVDQMRAFLGGDSGWSIPPIPDAREAVRRLRIEGAVLEAGQLRDLRVLLASSRTTRRALLAGGGAERFPLLALMAGGLLDVEKEEAQIARAIDEAGAVRDDASPALARLRRDIRTVRGRLVERLAAYMAGLPEHYRVADASVTVRDGRYVIPVRREGRGEVGGIVHDESATGATLFVEPPLAIEAMNRLRELEAEEAREVLRILRELTDRLRPLQPELAASLAALVELDSLFARARYALRVDGRRPAMLAAGTEHYTVVNGRHPILLARTRDVVPFDLMMDGRERTLLISGPNTGGKTVLLKAIGLISLLAQSGVVPPVGDGTKLPVFREVFADIGDEQSIEASLSTFSAHLKNLREALEGAGFESLVLTDEAGSGTDPVEGGALAAAVLTELTRRSCFTVATTHLGQLKLLATQEPGIVNASLQFDAERLVPTYRLVKGVPGRSYGLAIARRLGLPQGVLETAEATLPQGERDVARLLLELEAKEQRLDTATAQLERERARTEALQARLEEREVELKQREKDAERRARQQARDLLLKAREEVEAAIAEVRGAADQAALDEAARAARRRVEEAAKRQKEKAPAERRQRAGTPSAGRARAPAAELEPGLRVRIESLGRTGTVVELRDGKAMVEAGAMRLLLPREDLTPLPPGDQEPEKRRSSAGYFVHSVEARPEVDLRGMRVDEVETTLGRAIDDAILAGLPSFRIIHGKGTGALRAHVRDLLKADHRISSSRPGELFEGGTGVTVVEFA
- a CDS encoding ATP-binding protein, whose translation is MTDYPDVVRDPARLAALAETGLSDSPPEEVFDRLTRLAARLLGAPAAFFALADDRRQYFKSSVGLPPPAHVTGEVPLPGSVCEYVVRSGLPLVVGDTAADPLLRDNPSIVRFGIRAYAGYPVATGDGHVLGSFCVADDRPRDWGADELQSLADLAAIAGAEAERRRAEAERARFDRGLSEAEGWYRALVEQSIMAIYCYQDGRFLYVNPKTAELFGRDPEYMLQPGILAEIIHPDDQPRVAENIRRRLAGEILSVRYTLRGVRPDGEIVWLDIHGTRTEVGGRPALIGVGYDITDRVRAERERETAMRARDRFYAMASHELRTPVSTVMLYNDLLMGGMYDALTAPQREAVERAQSSARHLLDLINDLLDLSKLEAGRLDTRREEVEVAELVESVAAELTPLAAEYGSRLDLELRARPAPVIGDGLRIRQILMNLLSNAIKFGQGRPIEVRCGADGGGVAVEVTDHGTGIAPDDLPRIWEDFVQLGNGDGSSPGTGLGLPIARRLAELLGGSIEVTSAPGAGSTFRFCLPSAPTGDE
- a CDS encoding HEPN domain-containing protein, giving the protein MLDELEAAHAVVGGARRARAFARQQINQAYVVLLASQFQRFCRDLYNESADHLTNQPAHGPLNLILRNLLTTGNKLDRGNANVGNIGSDFEKLGVEFWDTVRNRARTNPDRQRKLDEMNNWRNAVAHQDFTRVGDGKKETVTITQVRAWRSACNALAVEFDEVMRVYLQSVFGVRPW
- a CDS encoding GatB/YqeY domain-containing protein gives rise to the protein MAGTLKDTIRDDLNAARRERDKLRTTLLTTFLSEIRNKEIDVGHELGDAEVQGVATTAIKRRREAAEQFRAAGRVELTEKEEQEAALLQAYLPPQLGEDEVRAMVRDAIAAGAKDIGGVMKAVSPKTKGQFDGKELNRIAREELAAG
- a CDS encoding BON domain-containing protein, with protein sequence MPRKSRDHNDNDLGEALVFALGAAGGLALGLFLSKTMPAAPEPVRQAGARIRDRARGIAQSYGPARLRRPAREELRLSALEDAVIDAFLGDEVLAERGVDVGCISRGIIELSGSVRTMDEAERAVRLARAVEGVETVVNRMDVDDDARRTRRGAEPTAWEGHMAGEWTGRNIGMGQRRQGEQTDPGADDSRHLREVALEQSDRAQYEDEDLAHSQPRVGSRPGPGDGNPTHYAEDELDHQDPYGKHAIPTPEQPQAMHSQARVGEGLSPGLELEIEQSDVPVKPHSADWQGARRRDADEEG